A region of the Myxococcus stipitatus DSM 14675 genome:
CCGGCTGTCCAATGCATCCGCGTACACGGGGACCGTGCCGTTCTTCGAGAAGCAGGGCTTCACGCTCGTCGCCGAGCGCCCCCAGGGAAAGCAGCGCGTGCGCAAGTCGCTCGCGCCGCGCCGCTCCTCGCGGAAGGGAAGCTGAGGGCTACTCGCCGCGGCCCGCTCCTCAATCCAGGGTCGTCGCACCCCGAAGCAGGGCACGCTTCAGCCGCAGCCAGTGCTCATCGGCGCGGCCTTGCGCGAGGGTGGGGGCGTCGAGCGCGAAGTTCTTCCAGTCCACCTCTGGGTCGAGCGGGAACTCGCCCCGGAGATAGGTGTCGCTCCAGTGGCCGTGCTTCTCCGCGAAGACGCGCCGGAGCAGCTGCGCGGGCAGTCGCACGTCCTCCGCGAGCAGGACCGCGTCGAAGAGGTCCTTGCCCTGGGGATACGAGTCGTTGGTGAGCCAGAGCAGCTTCGACGCGAGTGACTCCGCGGGCGAGGCGCCGCGCAGCGTGACGTCCTCCACCGTCAGCGAGACGGGGGCGTCGCACATCCGCTCGTTGAAGACGATGTCGACCTGGACCGTGTCCCGGAGGTGTCCTCTCCAGGTCCATGGGAAGGTCAGCCGCCGGCCCTCGGCCCGCTCGTAGGTCCAGATGGCGTCGACGGGAATGGACTCGGGCTCCACGGGGAGGCCTTCGTCTCGCAGGGCCTGGGTCACGGCCTGGCGCAGCTCGGTGAAGAGGCGCTGTCCGTCGTCCGACTCGGGGCCGATGGTCTCCGGGATGACGACCAGGTCGATGTCCTTCGCGGGCCGGGCGCGTGCGCCATACCAGAGCTCCAGGGCGATGCTGCCGCGCACCACGAGATGCTCCGCCACGCTCGAGCGCCCGATGCCCGCAAGGGACTTGCGCAAGAGTCTGGAGCGCGTGGCCCTGAAGGAGGCTTCCTCCTCCTCGTTCTCGAAGCGGGGCGTGGCTTTGACGTAGGCGGCTCCGTAGTGCTTCAGCGCCGGGTCGAACACATTGGTTCTTCGCGCATCTTGCGCAAAGCCCTTGGGCAGCCACTTGCGGGGGTATCCGGGGTCATCGGGTCGGGTCATGGGAACGTCCTCCTGGAAGTCCGGGTTGGCCGACGGTGCCTCGTTCAGGCCGCTGACAAGCCTTGCCTCGCTCACGGCGGGGCGTGATGCTTCCACCCCCCCGCCCTCCGAGGAGAACGCCCATGAACCGCACGACCCGATTCTCGCTCCTCGCGCTCCTGGCGGGGGCCTCGGCCTGCTCGGAGTCGGAGGACCCCTGTGGTGTCCGCGACTCCCAGCCGGGGTATGGCGAGCACGCGCCCTTCGATGCCCGCGCCCAGGTGCGGCGCGTGGACTGTGGCTTCCAGAGCAGCGTGAATGACCTGGCCGTGGGCGCGGATGGCTCCGTGTGGCTTCGGCGGGGAGAGTTCGAGAACCGGGGGGAGGAGAGCTTCTTCGCGCCACCGCTGAAGCGGCTCACGCACGTGGGCGGCGATGGGGCGATTCTGGGGGAGCTGGCGCTGCCGGACCATGTGGCCCGCCACGTGGTGCACCCCAGCGGTGAGCTCACCGTCTTCGGCTGGGAGAAGGAGGAGGACGTCGCGGTCATCCAGGTCCGTCGCCTGCGCCCGGATGGCTCCGTGGTGACGGAGAGACGCTTCACCCAGGACCTGTCCACGGAGCAGCGCCTCGACTTCGTCGCCAAGGCGGACGGCTCCGTGACGCGGACGACGGTGGGGGAGGCGGAGCGCCGGGCCGTCGTCCTGCTCGCGCGGGCGGACGGAGAAGACACGGTCTTCCTCTGGGCGCTGAATGGAATCCGCGTTGGACGGCTCGATGCCTCGTTGGCGACGCGCTGGCTCAGCCCCGTGGCGCCGTCGGTCTCGCTGAAGGTCAACACGTGGGAGGAGATGACGGCGGTGGGGGCGCCCTGGGTGGGCTGGGGGCTGGACGTGGACGAGCAGGGCCGGGCCCATGTCGCCACCCCGCTGACCGGTTACCAGCGGCGCGCCTATGTGGACGTGTTCGGTCGGGAGCCCGCGGGCGCGAAGGAGCGCGCCTTCCTGCTGTCTTCGTTCTCTCCCACGGGAGAGCCCCTCTCCGCGCGCGCGGTGGCCGCACAAGCGCCC
Encoded here:
- a CDS encoding nucleotidyl transferase AbiEii/AbiGii toxin family protein, with the translated sequence MTRPDDPGYPRKWLPKGFAQDARRTNVFDPALKHYGAAYVKATPRFENEEEEASFRATRSRLLRKSLAGIGRSSVAEHLVVRGSIALELWYGARARPAKDIDLVVIPETIGPESDDGQRLFTELRQAVTQALRDEGLPVEPESIPVDAIWTYERAEGRRLTFPWTWRGHLRDTVQVDIVFNERMCDAPVSLTVEDVTLRGASPAESLASKLLWLTNDSYPQGKDLFDAVLLAEDVRLPAQLLRRVFAEKHGHWSDTYLRGEFPLDPEVDWKNFALDAPTLAQGRADEHWLRLKRALLRGATTLD